A window of Cellulomonas fimi contains these coding sequences:
- a CDS encoding COX15/CtaA family protein, which translates to MTTPPATAPVRPPLLDRLRPRWTRPAVIANLVGQIVIVGTGGAVRLTGSGLGCSTWPQCEPGEFTPRFHEATSIHPFIEFGNRTITGVLGILAIAVALLVFSDRSRSAGYRWLGLAPLAGVAVQAVVGGITVLVDLHPAIVGGHLLISMALVAASTWLLVRSAEGDAPPEPLVDRTTYALRWLLVALAVVVLVLGVVVTGAGPHSGDEEVGYRFAVDPYAMARVHAASVWLFVAVLAVMLWRVLRSQVGGRPRSVGLLLLGVTLGQGLIGYVQLFTGLPIALVNLHMVGAALLAAGVASFCGALRTRGPAPVVPGAGTPAAAPLTAV; encoded by the coding sequence GTGACGACGCCGCCCGCCACCGCCCCCGTCCGGCCGCCCCTGCTCGACCGGCTCCGGCCGCGCTGGACCCGGCCCGCGGTGATCGCGAACCTCGTCGGGCAGATCGTCATCGTCGGCACCGGCGGCGCCGTGCGGCTCACCGGCTCGGGCCTCGGCTGCTCGACGTGGCCGCAGTGCGAGCCGGGCGAGTTCACGCCCCGCTTCCACGAGGCGACGTCGATCCACCCGTTCATCGAGTTCGGCAACCGCACCATCACCGGCGTGCTCGGGATCCTCGCGATCGCGGTCGCGCTGCTCGTCTTCTCCGACCGCAGCCGCTCGGCCGGGTACCGCTGGCTCGGCCTCGCGCCTCTCGCGGGCGTCGCCGTGCAGGCGGTCGTCGGCGGCATCACCGTCCTCGTCGACCTGCACCCCGCGATCGTCGGCGGCCACCTGCTCATCTCGATGGCGCTCGTCGCCGCGTCGACGTGGCTGCTCGTGCGCTCCGCGGAGGGCGACGCGCCGCCCGAGCCGCTCGTCGACCGCACGACGTACGCGCTGCGCTGGCTGCTCGTCGCGCTCGCCGTCGTCGTGCTCGTGCTCGGCGTGGTCGTCACGGGCGCGGGCCCGCACTCGGGCGACGAGGAGGTCGGTTACCGGTTCGCCGTCGACCCGTACGCCATGGCGCGCGTGCACGCCGCGTCGGTCTGGCTCTTCGTCGCCGTGCTCGCGGTCATGCTGTGGCGGGTCCTGCGGTCGCAGGTCGGCGGTCGCCCCCGCTCGGTCGGGCTTCTGCTGCTCGGCGTGACGCTGGGACAGGGCCTGATCGGCTACGTCCAGCTCTTCACCGGCCTGCCGATCGCGCTGGTCAACCTGCACATGGTCGGGGCCGCGCTGCTCGCCGCCGGCGTCGCCTCGTTCTGCGGCGCGCTGCGCACCCGCGGTCCGGCCCCCGTGGTACCGGGCGCCGGGACGCCCGCCGCGGCGCCGCTGACGGCGGTCTGA
- a CDS encoding ATP-binding cassette domain-containing protein translates to MTHHTWAIEAEGLVKTFGAQRAVDGVDLTVRTGTVYGVLGPNGAGKTTTIRMLATLLRPDAGTARVFGHDVAHEPHVVRQLIGVTGQYASVDETLSATENLVLFSRLHGLSRPAARAKSADLLERFGLTEAANKPLRNFSGGMRRRLDLAASLIAQPPLIFLDEPTTGLDPRTRAQMWDTIRELVATGSTVLLTTQYLDEADQLADRIAVIDRGRVVAEGTADELKSAVGTQSLQLRLADPGQVLAAAATIRDRFRVEPTVSPEAARLTLPLDDPAAVTDLLVLLRERGLAVDELSLQKPSLDEVFLTLTGHPAEASDDADPSAPEHAAHAAGTAVNA, encoded by the coding sequence ATGACCCACCACACCTGGGCCATCGAGGCCGAGGGCCTCGTCAAGACCTTCGGCGCGCAGCGTGCCGTCGACGGCGTCGACCTCACCGTCCGGACCGGCACCGTCTACGGCGTGCTCGGCCCGAACGGCGCGGGCAAGACGACGACGATCCGCATGCTCGCGACGCTCCTGCGCCCCGACGCCGGCACCGCCCGCGTGTTCGGGCACGACGTCGCGCACGAGCCGCACGTCGTGCGCCAGCTCATCGGCGTGACCGGCCAGTACGCGTCGGTCGACGAGACGCTGAGCGCGACGGAGAACCTCGTGCTCTTCTCGCGCCTGCACGGCTTGTCCCGGCCCGCCGCCCGCGCGAAGTCCGCGGACCTGCTGGAGCGGTTCGGTCTGACGGAGGCAGCGAACAAGCCGCTGCGCAACTTCTCCGGCGGCATGCGCCGCCGGCTCGACCTCGCGGCCAGCCTCATCGCGCAGCCGCCGCTGATCTTCCTCGACGAGCCGACCACGGGCCTCGACCCGCGGACCCGCGCGCAGATGTGGGACACGATCCGCGAGCTCGTCGCGACCGGCTCGACCGTCCTGCTCACGACGCAGTACCTCGACGAGGCCGACCAGCTCGCCGACCGCATCGCCGTCATCGACCGCGGCCGTGTCGTGGCGGAGGGCACCGCCGACGAGCTCAAGTCGGCCGTGGGCACCCAGTCGCTGCAGCTGCGCCTCGCCGACCCCGGCCAGGTGCTCGCCGCCGCCGCGACGATCCGCGACCGGTTCCGCGTCGAGCCGACCGTCTCCCCCGAGGCCGCGCGCCTCACCCTCCCGCTGGACGACCCCGCCGCGGTCACGGACCTGCTCGTGCTGCTGCGCGAGCGCGGCCTCGCCGTCGACGAGCTGTCCCTGCAGAAGCCCTCGCTCGACGAGGTCTTCCTCACGCTCACCGGCCACCCGGCCGAGGCGTCCGACGACGCGGACCCGTCCGCGCCCGAGCACGCGGCCCACGCCGCAGGAACGGCGGTGAACGCATGA
- a CDS encoding ABC transporter permease: MSATTLTPTTHVPADLARAVSGPVAVRQSLTMAWRGLLKVRRTPEQLFDVTLQPIIFTLMFTYIFGGAISGSVRDYLPVIIPGILVQTVLTTSVVTGVQLREDMDKGVFDRFKSLPIARVAPLAGALVADTVRYLIATTLTFTMGYVMGYRPGGGIGGVVLAGLLVVLCSWSLSWIFAFFGVVGRTASSVQGISFLVLFPLTFLSNAFVDPSTMPRPLQVFAEANPVSHLVTAVRELANTATVTHQVGLALLGSAIVVAVFAPLAVRAYMRKA, from the coding sequence ATGAGCGCCACGACCCTGACCCCCACGACCCACGTCCCGGCCGACCTCGCGCGGGCCGTCTCGGGGCCCGTCGCCGTGCGGCAGTCGCTCACCATGGCGTGGCGCGGGCTGCTCAAGGTCCGCCGCACGCCCGAGCAGCTCTTCGACGTGACGCTGCAGCCGATCATCTTCACGCTGATGTTCACGTACATCTTCGGGGGCGCGATCTCCGGCAGCGTCCGCGACTACCTGCCCGTCATCATCCCGGGCATCCTCGTCCAGACCGTCCTGACCACGTCGGTCGTCACGGGCGTCCAGCTCCGGGAGGACATGGACAAGGGCGTGTTCGACCGGTTCAAGTCGCTGCCCATCGCGCGCGTCGCACCCCTCGCGGGGGCCCTGGTCGCCGACACCGTGCGCTACCTCATCGCGACGACCCTGACGTTCACGATGGGCTACGTCATGGGCTACCGGCCCGGCGGCGGGATCGGCGGCGTCGTGCTCGCCGGCCTGCTGGTCGTGCTGTGCTCGTGGTCGCTCAGCTGGATCTTCGCGTTCTTCGGCGTCGTCGGGCGCACCGCGTCGTCGGTCCAGGGCATCTCGTTCCTCGTGCTGTTCCCGCTGACGTTCCTGTCGAACGCGTTCGTCGACCCGTCGACGATGCCGCGACCGCTGCAGGTCTTCGCCGAGGCGAACCCGGTGTCGCACCTCGTCACGGCCGTGCGGGAGCTCGCCAACACGGCGACCGTGACGCACCAGGTCGGCCTCGCGCTGCTGGGGTCCGCGATCGTCGTCGCGGTCTTCGCACCGCTCGCCGTGCGGGCGTACATGCGCAAGGCCTGA